A region of uncultured Anaeromusa sp. DNA encodes the following proteins:
- a CDS encoding glycosyl hydrolase gives MRHYLWVVLLLCSAFLGPQSAAAETLHFINGYAADPASRQPTDDYKTLGDASDGWQRYHDYANGYTVAVPAGMNLDISLSAVRTVFQTPAHKIEIYRDDLRHTGSTVSEYMEYGNRFLQNTKDHELLQDSYSTDAAGRLVHILQWQRRSLKAVPQDRNHYYCAEIATGGSEVYTILIKSTEPIDWGDAVRRSFQRISREGNAGIFHRDASVSKTFSHQEVQAFWQRYFSPSSTWTWGLFEPSAPEVLRPLNTIEESTKHKFPFLLRYQTLEERAPVRGLQQAYEEGRYVELTLSTIRTSDEANALWTGGSSNASFVYEVLDGQHDEYFRLHARQLKYFNHPVLLRLNNEMNGDWCWYSAYHLSKDADLYIALWNHLRRLYAEEGADNVLWVWNPHDVSRPDFGWNHSFVYYPGDDAVDIVGMTGYNNGTYFPSEKWRTFQEIYQPLYQSYTTAFPGKPFLIGEFASNSVGGDKPAWIRDMFSHLKEYPNIKVAIWWSGIDYDQNGQPGRIYILDEDEPTLQAFREGAAKQNPPKELPSPVQPPAATQPEKPKVKR, from the coding sequence ATGCGCCATTATCTTTGGGTTGTATTACTGCTTTGCAGTGCTTTTCTCGGACCGCAAAGCGCAGCGGCAGAAACCTTGCATTTTATCAATGGCTATGCGGCCGATCCGGCAAGCCGCCAACCAACAGACGACTATAAAACATTAGGAGACGCCAGTGACGGCTGGCAGCGTTACCACGATTACGCTAACGGCTATACCGTAGCTGTTCCTGCAGGCATGAATCTTGATATCAGCCTTTCTGCAGTACGCACCGTGTTTCAGACTCCGGCTCATAAAATCGAAATTTATCGAGATGACTTACGCCACACCGGCAGTACGGTCAGCGAGTACATGGAGTACGGCAACCGCTTTTTGCAAAACACCAAGGATCATGAACTACTCCAAGATAGCTATAGCACCGATGCCGCCGGTCGCCTCGTACATATTCTCCAGTGGCAGCGCCGCTCTTTAAAAGCCGTGCCACAAGACCGCAACCACTACTACTGCGCGGAAATCGCCACAGGCGGCAGCGAGGTGTACACCATTCTCATCAAGTCCACCGAGCCCATTGACTGGGGCGACGCCGTACGCCGCAGCTTTCAGCGCATTTCTCGCGAAGGCAATGCCGGTATTTTCCATCGCGACGCTTCTGTCTCTAAAACCTTTAGCCACCAGGAAGTGCAAGCCTTCTGGCAGCGTTATTTTTCACCTTCCAGCACCTGGACCTGGGGGCTTTTTGAACCTTCCGCGCCGGAAGTGCTGCGCCCGCTAAACACAATTGAAGAAAGCACAAAACATAAATTCCCCTTCTTGCTGCGCTATCAGACTCTGGAAGAACGCGCCCCTGTACGCGGCCTGCAGCAAGCTTACGAAGAAGGACGCTATGTAGAATTAACCTTAAGCACCATTCGTACCAGCGATGAAGCTAACGCTCTCTGGACCGGAGGCAGCAGCAATGCTAGTTTCGTCTACGAAGTACTCGACGGCCAGCATGACGAATACTTTCGCCTTCATGCCAGACAGCTGAAATATTTCAACCACCCCGTGCTGTTACGGCTCAATAATGAAATGAACGGAGACTGGTGCTGGTACTCCGCTTATCATCTTTCCAAAGATGCCGACCTGTATATCGCCCTTTGGAACCACCTGCGCCGCTTATATGCCGAAGAAGGCGCCGACAATGTTCTTTGGGTCTGGAATCCCCATGACGTGTCCCGCCCAGACTTTGGTTGGAATCACTCCTTTGTCTACTACCCGGGAGATGACGCCGTCGATATTGTCGGCATGACCGGCTATAATAACGGCACTTATTTCCCTTCGGAAAAATGGCGGACCTTTCAGGAAATCTACCAGCCACTCTACCAAAGCTATACCACCGCTTTTCCCGGCAAGCCGTTCCTAATCGGTGAGTTCGCCAGTAATTCCGTTGGCGGCGACAAGCCTGCCTGGATTCGCGATATGTTCTCGCATTTGAAAGAATACCCCAACATCAAAGTAGCCATCTGGTGGAGCGGCATCGATTATGATCAAAACGGCCAACCAGGCCGCATCTACATTTTGGACGAAGACGAACCGACCTTGCAAGCCTTCCGCGAAGGCGCTGCCAAGCAAAATCCCCCTAAAGAGCTCCCCTCTCCCGTACAGCCGCCTGCTGCCACGCAGCCAGAAAAACCAAAAGTTAAGCGTTAA